The nucleotide sequence CGCTGCGCCACACCACGGCGCGCAGCGTCCAGCCTTCGCCCGCGGCCAGTGTCGACTGGCGGTCGTCCTCCTCCACCGCGCGCAGCACCTTGGCGCCCCGGGGCACGAGCTTCGCGCCGGGGCGGATGCGGTCGAGTCTGGTGGTGCTGGCCCACGGCTGGCGGCCCGACACGAACTCGGCCAGCGTGAGCGCGTCGATCACGTCGTACGGAGTGTCCGAATCGTCGAGTCCGAGGGAGTAGGGCAGGGCGTGGGCGGGGTCGAGGGACGCGTCGGCGGCGACGGGAGCGTCGACGGCGCTCACGGCGGCCTCAACCCCGTGGATCCGGGCCGGTACCTGACGGGGCATGGACATGCCTCGATCATCGGTGCCACCGGCGTGCGCGTACAGCGGTTTTGCGGAACCCGGAGGCCTTCCGTGCCGGGCAATTTCCCGCCGGAACCGCCGCAACCCGCCGCGATCTGCGGCTTTGACGGTCTGTCAGGGCTTGGTATACGCGGCGTCGAGAGCGGTGACCACCGCCGCGAGCGCCGCGTCGCGGGGCAGGCCGAGCCGGCGTACGCGCCGCGCGTAGTCGCCGGCGGCCTCGGCCGCCTCGCGGTGCGCGGTGTCGCCGACCGCCGCGACGAAGGTGCCGTGCCGGCCCCGGGTCTCGACGACCGCGTCCGCCTCCAGTTCGCGGTACGCGCGGGCGACCGTGTTGACCGCCAGACCGAGGTCCGCGGCGAGCGCGCGCACGGTCGGCAGCTTGGTGCCCACCGGCAGCACGCCCGCCCGGGCCTGCTCCGCGACCTGCGCCCTGACCTGTTCGAAAGGCGGCACCGACGACGCCGGGTCCAGCGTGATGTCCATGGCGCAAGTCTCGCGCACGGCGGCGTGGCCGCGGTCCCGGCGGTCGGCACGCGCGCCCGGGCGCGCCGCCGACGCCGTGTCCCGGACGCGGGTGCGATCGTTTTCCCGGGGCAGACCCACGACACCGACCGCAGCGACGGTCCACCGAGCAGATTGGGGCGCGACGATGGGCACCGCGGCCGACCACCAGCAGCACGTCCACCACACGCACGAGCACGGCGCGGGCTGCGGCCACGTCTCCATTCCGCACGGCGACCACATCGACTATGTGCACGACGGCCACATCCACCGCATGCACGACGGCCACGTCGACGAGTGCGAGCCCGACGGCCACCACGTGCACGAGGGGCACCACCACCAGCACGGCGAGGGCTGCGGCCACGTCGCGGTGCCGCACGGCGACCACGTCGACTACATCCACGACGGGCACCGGCACGCGGCACACGACGGCCACTGGGACGACCACTGAGCCGGGCCGCGTCCGGCGCCTCCCGCCGCCGCGCACACCGCGCCGGGCCGACGGCACGGCACGGAGGCGCGCCGCCGGGGCCCGGCCCGGCTCGCGGCCCCCGCACCCCGGCCGCGAACCGGCCGCGGCCCCGCGCCCGGCCGTGAGGCGGCGCCGGTTTCGTCCGTAAGGTGGGCCCGTGCGTCCGATACGGGTGGTGG is from Yinghuangia sp. ASG 101 and encodes:
- a CDS encoding GntR family transcriptional regulator; translated protein: MDITLDPASSVPPFEQVRAQVAEQARAGVLPVGTKLPTVRALAADLGLAVNTVARAYRELEADAVVETRGRHGTFVAAVGDTAHREAAEAAGDYARRVRRLGLPRDAALAAVVTALDAAYTKP